ATTGGCGTAAGCGGAAAGAGCTTATAGATCACAATATCCAAATCGACGAAAACGCTTCCCAGGATAAGCTGGACAGGACCCAACAGCCAGGATTTCTACATATCGACCCAGAGGCTGGTTCAGCTGCTTCAGGTCCAATAAAGCTCCCTTCCTTTCGCGGTGGAAGAACGGGTCTTCTCGATTCGTGGTGGGTCATTTCCAAAAATAAAATAGGGACATAGGCAAACCTGCCGTAGATTTTGGTTCGCCAGAATCAAAAAGCCAGGAGGGCGCCTATGTCTATGGAAAGACTAGCACGACTCGTTCTTCTTCCTGAATTGGAACTTGTGAAATCGGTAAAACTCAGCAATCGGACCCTGGGTCTTTTCTGTAAGAAAACTTCGACGCATGAGGTCTGTCCGAAATGCGCTCACCCTTCCCACTCTGTCTACGACCATCGGCTGGTCCGCATTAAGGATGAACCTCTTCGCAACAAGCTTGTTGTTCTTCTCATCGACAAACGTCGATTTTACTGCAGCCAATGTAAAAAGCCTTTCACTGAGCCTGTTTCAGGAATCGGCAAAGGCCGGCGCACGACCGAGCGTCTTCGGTCAGCAATATGCTGGGCGGCGGAGAACTTTCATGATCTTTCGCGGGTTCAAAGACATTATGATTGCTCTTCAGACACTGTTTATCGAGCCACATATGAGCGCCTCGAACTTCGCCGCAGAAAGCGGCTCTATCCGCTTCCTCCTGTCATCGGCATTGATGAGCATTCCCTTCGGAAGCCCAAAGGGAAGGCAACGGTATATTCGACCATCATAGTCGATCACACGCATCGGCGAGTTTACGATCTATTGGAAGGCCGCTCCCGGAGCGAAATTGAAGAACCGCTGAAGCAGCTGCCCGGCCGCTCCAATGTTCGCGTTGTCACGATGGATCTTTCTCCGGTCTATCGCGCGCTAAGCAGAGAGTATTTTCCAAAC
This Oligoflexus sp. DNA region includes the following protein-coding sequences:
- a CDS encoding ISL3 family transposase; translation: MSMERLARLVLLPELELVKSVKLSNRTLGLFCKKTSTHEVCPKCAHPSHSVYDHRLVRIKDEPLRNKLVVLLIDKRRFYCSQCKKPFTEPVSGIGKGRRTTERLRSAICWAAENFHDLSRVQRHYDCSSDTVYRATYERLELRRRKRLYPLPPVIGIDEHSLRKPKGKATVYSTIIVDHTHRRVYDLLEGRSRSEIEEPLKQLPGRSNVRVVTMDLSPVYRALSREYFPNASIVADRFHVQRLFTKLVNRFRKRITGDKRSHPMRKLLLRNAEDLESHERRIVIQWLNFHPDLREVYEYKEAIRRFYKIRGYHRARSALGRLLLRMGRSSISEAKKLRTTLM